The following proteins are co-located in the Mycolicibacterium goodii genome:
- a CDS encoding fumarylacetoacetate hydrolase family protein, with protein MRLGRVASPDGVAFVSIEGDGPDAVCKEIAEHPFGTPNFTGRSWPLADVRLLAPILASKVVAVGKNYAAHAEEMGGVAPEDPVIFLKPNTAIIGPNVPIQLPADADPVHHEGELAIVIGRPCKDVPAARAADFILGYTIGNDVSARDQQRKDGQWMRAKGHDTFCPLGPWIVTDLDPSDVELRTEVNGEVRQRSRTSLLLHDIGTLVEWTSAVMTLLPGDVILTGTPEGVGPIEDGDTVSITVEGIGTLTNPVVRKGKR; from the coding sequence ATGCGCTTAGGTCGAGTTGCCAGTCCTGACGGCGTCGCATTCGTGAGCATCGAAGGCGACGGACCAGATGCCGTCTGCAAAGAGATCGCCGAGCACCCGTTCGGAACCCCGAACTTCACCGGACGCAGCTGGCCGTTGGCCGACGTCCGGCTGCTCGCACCGATCCTCGCCAGCAAGGTGGTCGCGGTCGGTAAGAACTACGCCGCGCACGCCGAGGAGATGGGCGGTGTCGCGCCGGAAGATCCGGTGATCTTCCTCAAGCCGAACACCGCGATCATCGGTCCCAACGTGCCGATCCAGCTGCCTGCCGATGCCGACCCCGTGCACCACGAGGGCGAGTTGGCGATCGTCATCGGCAGGCCGTGCAAGGACGTCCCCGCCGCGCGTGCGGCCGACTTCATCCTCGGCTACACAATCGGCAACGACGTCTCGGCGCGGGATCAGCAGCGCAAGGACGGCCAGTGGATGCGGGCGAAGGGGCACGACACCTTCTGCCCGCTGGGCCCGTGGATCGTCACCGACCTCGACCCCTCGGACGTCGAACTGCGCACCGAGGTCAACGGCGAGGTGCGCCAACGCAGCCGAACCTCACTGCTGCTGCACGACATCGGGACGCTCGTGGAGTGGACCTCGGCGGTGATGACGCTGCTGCCGGGTGACGTCATCTTGACCGGGACCCCGGAGGGCGTCGGCCCCATCGAGGACGGCGACACCGTCAGCATCACCGTCGAGGGCATCGGCACACTCACCAATCCTGTTGTGCGTAAAGGGAAGAGATGA
- a CDS encoding alpha/beta hydrolase family protein gives MCAMAVTPVPTAAAAEPVWSNLDARRYDEPIPREGTLIQSVPLDPALSVAGAERAYRILYSTVDQHDSPAVSTAAVFVPRGPVPDGGWPVIAWAHGTVGLGDDCAPSAQPRSARDNEYLTHWLDQGYAVVGSDYAGLGTPGLMSYLNSVATAHSVVDSVIAMHQMDLPLSPEWAIVGQSQGGGAAVNSARWATEFSHGTGLDYRGVVATGTPYNVESIVKHAGPDMALPPNLGPAANSYTGYILAGFREARPDIDVNSVLTPAGLDAVAKAETLCKPQLDEALASMTPTDFFRAPLATLPGVDTALDAYMGTPTSGYDRPIFLGVGMQDRDVPPALTLQLNDALRANGQDVTLKVYPDEDHSGTVLASVPDSTPFLRAAFDGR, from the coding sequence ATGTGTGCGATGGCCGTCACGCCGGTTCCCACGGCGGCTGCCGCCGAGCCGGTGTGGTCGAACCTGGACGCGCGCCGGTACGACGAGCCCATCCCGCGGGAAGGCACGCTCATCCAGTCGGTGCCGCTGGATCCCGCACTTTCGGTGGCCGGCGCCGAACGCGCCTACCGGATCCTGTACTCGACTGTCGATCAGCACGATTCACCCGCGGTGAGCACCGCGGCGGTGTTCGTCCCGCGCGGTCCGGTCCCCGACGGCGGATGGCCGGTGATCGCATGGGCGCATGGCACCGTGGGGCTCGGCGACGACTGCGCACCCTCGGCGCAACCGCGCAGCGCCCGCGACAACGAATACCTCACGCACTGGCTCGACCAGGGCTACGCGGTCGTGGGTTCGGACTACGCGGGCCTGGGCACACCGGGACTGATGAGCTACCTCAACAGCGTGGCCACCGCGCACAGCGTGGTCGACTCCGTGATCGCCATGCACCAGATGGACCTGCCGCTGTCACCCGAGTGGGCCATCGTCGGCCAGTCGCAGGGCGGCGGGGCGGCGGTCAACAGTGCCCGCTGGGCCACCGAATTCAGCCACGGCACCGGCCTGGACTACCGCGGTGTGGTGGCGACCGGGACGCCGTACAACGTCGAGAGCATCGTGAAACACGCGGGCCCGGACATGGCGCTGCCGCCCAACCTGGGCCCGGCCGCCAACAGCTACACCGGGTACATCCTGGCCGGGTTCCGTGAGGCCCGGCCCGACATCGATGTCAACAGCGTGCTCACGCCGGCGGGCCTCGACGCGGTCGCCAAGGCCGAGACCCTGTGCAAACCGCAGCTCGACGAGGCACTGGCGTCGATGACGCCCACCGACTTCTTCCGCGCGCCGCTCGCCACACTTCCCGGCGTCGATACCGCACTCGACGCCTACATGGGCACACCCACCAGTGGCTACGACCGGCCGATCTTCCTCGGTGTCGGCATGCAGGACCGCGACGTTCCGCCCGCTCTCACCCTGCAGCTCAACGACGCGCTGCGGGCCAACGGGCAAGACGTCACACTCAAGGTCTATCCGGACGAAGATCACTCCGGGACGGTCCTGGCGTCCGTCCCGGACTCCACACCGTTCCTGCGCGCGGCGTTCGACGGCCGCTGA
- a CDS encoding MFS transporter has translation MATPAIGTARRWSMLVIALTSTMCANVFINGAAFLIPTLHSERGLDLARSGLLSSMPSFGMVATLIAWGYIVDRFGERLVLGLGSALTGAAALAAASVQSLFAVGLFLLLGGMAAASSNSASGRLVVGWFPPEQRGLVMGIRQTATPLGVGLGALVIPRVAESHGVSAALLFPAIVCGIAAVVSAVFVIDPPRLPRAEAPAEHLANPYRGSSVLWRIHAVSVLLVVPQGVLWTFALVWLMTDRGWSAASAGVLVTVTQLLGAGGRIAAGRWSDVVGYRLRPIRTIALAAAVTMAALALTDWLSSPVSIALMVIASVITVSDNGLAFTGIAEIAGPFWSGRALGTQNTSQHLATAVSSPVFGGLIGVAGYPVAFAVCALLPALAIPLVPVEPARES, from the coding sequence ATGGCAACCCCGGCGATCGGCACCGCACGCCGCTGGTCGATGCTCGTGATCGCGTTGACGTCCACCATGTGCGCCAACGTGTTCATCAACGGCGCGGCGTTTCTCATCCCGACGTTGCACAGCGAACGTGGTCTCGATCTGGCGCGGTCCGGTCTGCTGTCGTCGATGCCGAGCTTCGGCATGGTCGCGACGCTCATCGCGTGGGGCTACATCGTCGACCGCTTCGGCGAACGCCTCGTACTGGGTCTGGGGTCGGCGCTCACGGGTGCTGCGGCCCTCGCTGCAGCATCGGTCCAATCACTGTTCGCCGTCGGCCTTTTCCTGCTGCTCGGCGGGATGGCCGCGGCCAGCAGCAACTCGGCGAGCGGACGCCTGGTCGTCGGCTGGTTCCCGCCCGAACAGCGCGGGCTGGTGATGGGCATCCGCCAGACCGCGACTCCGTTGGGAGTCGGCTTGGGGGCGTTGGTGATTCCCCGCGTGGCCGAAAGTCACGGGGTGTCCGCGGCTTTGCTGTTCCCGGCGATCGTGTGCGGGATCGCCGCCGTGGTCAGTGCGGTGTTCGTGATCGACCCGCCCCGGCTGCCGCGCGCCGAGGCCCCCGCAGAACATCTCGCCAACCCCTACCGCGGCTCGTCGGTGCTGTGGCGCATCCACGCCGTCTCGGTGCTGCTGGTGGTGCCACAGGGAGTGCTGTGGACCTTCGCTCTGGTATGGCTCATGACCGACCGGGGCTGGTCGGCCGCCTCGGCGGGCGTTCTGGTCACCGTCACGCAATTGCTGGGCGCCGGTGGACGAATCGCGGCGGGCCGGTGGTCGGATGTCGTGGGTTACCGGCTGCGGCCGATCCGCACGATCGCGCTGGCCGCCGCGGTGACCATGGCCGCGCTGGCCCTCACCGACTGGTTGTCGTCGCCGGTCAGCATCGCGTTGATGGTGATCGCGTCGGTGATCACGGTGTCGGACAACGGGTTGGCGTTCACCGGGATCGCCGAGATCGCCGGGCCGTTCTGGAGCGGGCGTGCGCTGGGGACACAGAACACCAGCCAGCATCTGGCGACGGCGGTGTCGTCGCCGGTGTTCGGCGGGTTGATCGGCGTGGCTGGATATCCGGTGGCCTTTGCGGTGTGCGCACTGCTGCCGGCCCTGGCGATCCCGCTCGTGCCCGTCGAACCGGCCCGTGAGAGCTGA
- a CDS encoding 3-isopropylmalate dehydrogenase, protein MKLAVIPGDGIGPEVIAEAVKVLDAVLPGVDETEYDLGARRYHATGELLSDETIEELRGYDAILLGAIGDPSVPSGVLERGMLLKLRFALDHHVNLRPGKLYPGVTGPLVGNPPIDFVVVREGTEGPYTGNGGALRVGTPHEVATEVSVNTAFGVERVVRDAFARAQNRRKHLTLVHKTNVLAFAGSLWSRTVDRVAREYPDVEVGYQHIDAATIHMVTDPGRFDVIVTDNLFGDIITDLAAAVCGGIGLAASGNIDATRTNPSMFEPVHGSAPDIAGQGIADPTAAVMSVGLLLAHVGATDAAARVDKAVSEHLATRGDEKLSTAAVGERIRALL, encoded by the coding sequence CTGAAGCTGGCCGTCATCCCCGGTGACGGCATCGGTCCGGAGGTCATCGCCGAGGCCGTCAAGGTGCTCGACGCCGTGCTGCCCGGAGTCGACGAGACCGAGTACGACCTCGGCGCCCGGCGCTATCACGCCACCGGCGAACTGCTCTCCGACGAGACGATCGAGGAACTGCGTGGCTACGACGCGATCCTGCTCGGCGCGATCGGCGACCCGTCGGTGCCCAGCGGTGTGCTCGAGCGCGGCATGCTGCTCAAGCTGCGGTTCGCCCTCGACCATCACGTGAATCTGCGTCCGGGCAAGCTGTATCCGGGTGTGACGGGTCCGCTCGTCGGCAACCCGCCCATCGATTTCGTCGTGGTGCGCGAGGGCACCGAGGGCCCCTACACCGGCAACGGCGGTGCGTTGCGCGTCGGTACCCCGCACGAGGTTGCGACCGAGGTCAGCGTCAACACGGCGTTCGGCGTCGAGCGCGTCGTGCGGGATGCGTTCGCCCGCGCGCAGAACCGTCGCAAGCACCTGACCCTGGTGCACAAGACCAACGTGCTGGCGTTTGCGGGCAGCCTGTGGTCGCGCACCGTCGATCGGGTCGCCCGGGAGTACCCCGACGTGGAGGTGGGCTACCAGCACATCGACGCCGCGACCATCCACATGGTCACCGATCCGGGCCGCTTCGATGTGATCGTCACCGACAACTTGTTCGGCGACATCATCACCGACCTCGCCGCCGCGGTGTGCGGTGGCATCGGACTGGCCGCCAGCGGCAACATCGATGCCACGCGCACCAATCCGTCGATGTTCGAACCCGTGCACGGCAGTGCACCCGACATCGCGGGGCAGGGCATCGCCGATCCCACGGCCGCGGTGATGAGCGTGGGCCTGCTGCTGGCACATGTCGGCGCAACCGATGCGGCCGCGCGCGTCGACAAGGCGGTCTCCGAGCACCTGGCCACCCGCGGCGACGAGAAGCTGTCCACCGCCGCGGTGGGCGAGCGGATCCGCGCGCTGCTCTGA
- the serA gene encoding phosphoglycerate dehydrogenase has translation MSLPVVLIADKLAESTVAALGDEVEVRWVDGPDRAKLLDAVQEADALLVRSATTVDAEVIAAAPKLKIVARAGVGLDNVDVDAATARGVLVVNAPTSNIHSAAEHAIALLLATARQIPAADTTLRERTWKRSSFSGTEIFGKTVGVVGLGRIGQLVAQRLAAFGAYIVAYDPYVSQARAAQLGIELLTLDELLARADFISVHLPKTKETAGLIGKEALAKTKKGVIIVNAARGGLIDEQALADAIASGQVRGAGLDVFATEPCTDSPLFDLPQVVVTPHLGASTAEAQDRAGTDVAVSVKLALAGEFVPDAVNVGGGAVGEEVAPWLDLVRKLGVLVGALSDAPPVTLSVQVRGELASEDVEILKLSALRGLFSAVVDEQVTFVNAPALAADRGVTAEIGTASESPNHRSVVDVRAVHADGSSINVAGTLSGPQLVEKIVQINGRNFDLRAEGYNLIVNYSDKPGALGKIGTLLGGANVNILAAQLSQDASGDHATVMLRLDTDVPDDVRAAIAEAVGASTLEVVDLS, from the coding sequence GTGAGTCTTCCCGTTGTACTGATAGCCGACAAGCTTGCGGAATCCACCGTCGCCGCACTCGGTGACGAGGTGGAGGTCAGGTGGGTCGACGGTCCCGACCGGGCGAAGCTGCTCGACGCGGTGCAGGAGGCCGATGCCCTGCTCGTCCGCTCGGCCACCACCGTGGACGCCGAGGTCATCGCGGCGGCCCCGAAACTCAAGATCGTCGCGCGCGCGGGTGTCGGTCTCGACAACGTCGACGTCGACGCGGCGACCGCACGCGGCGTGCTCGTGGTCAACGCGCCGACCTCGAACATCCACAGCGCCGCCGAACACGCCATCGCGCTGCTGTTGGCGACGGCCCGCCAGATCCCGGCCGCCGACACGACGTTGCGCGAGCGCACCTGGAAGCGGTCGTCGTTCTCGGGCACCGAGATCTTCGGCAAGACCGTCGGTGTCGTCGGCCTCGGGCGCATCGGCCAGCTGGTCGCGCAGCGGCTGGCGGCATTCGGTGCGTACATCGTCGCCTATGACCCGTACGTGTCGCAGGCCCGTGCGGCACAGCTCGGTATCGAACTGCTCACGCTCGACGAACTTCTGGCGCGCGCCGACTTCATCTCGGTGCACCTGCCCAAGACCAAGGAGACCGCGGGCCTGATCGGCAAGGAGGCGCTCGCGAAGACCAAGAAGGGCGTGATCATCGTCAATGCCGCGCGCGGCGGCCTGATCGACGAGCAGGCCCTCGCCGACGCGATCGCCAGCGGTCAGGTCCGCGGCGCCGGCCTCGACGTGTTCGCCACCGAACCCTGCACGGACAGCCCGCTGTTCGACCTGCCGCAGGTCGTCGTCACGCCGCACCTCGGCGCCTCGACCGCCGAGGCGCAGGACCGTGCCGGTACCGATGTCGCGGTCAGCGTGAAGCTCGCCCTGGCCGGCGAGTTCGTGCCGGACGCGGTCAACGTCGGTGGCGGTGCGGTCGGTGAAGAGGTCGCGCCGTGGCTCGATCTGGTGCGCAAGTTGGGTGTGCTGGTCGGTGCCCTCTCCGATGCGCCGCCGGTGACCCTGTCGGTGCAGGTGCGCGGCGAACTCGCGTCGGAGGACGTCGAGATCCTCAAGCTCTCGGCGTTGCGCGGTCTGTTCTCGGCCGTGGTCGACGAGCAGGTGACGTTCGTCAACGCCCCTGCGCTCGCCGCGGATCGCGGGGTGACCGCCGAGATCGGCACGGCGAGCGAGAGCCCGAACCACCGCAGCGTCGTCGACGTGCGCGCCGTGCACGCCGACGGCTCGTCGATCAACGTCGCGGGCACCCTGTCCGGGCCGCAGCTGGTCGAGAAGATCGTCCAGATCAACGGCCGCAACTTCGATCTGCGCGCCGAGGGTTACAACCTGATCGTCAACTACAGCGACAAGCCGGGCGCGCTCGGCAAGATCGGCACCCTGCTCGGCGGCGCGAACGTCAACATCCTTGCGGCCCAGCTGAGCCAGGACGCCAGCGGCGACCATGCCACGGTCATGCTGCGTCTCGACACCGATGTCCCCGACGATGTGCGCGCCGCGATCGCCGAAGCGGTCGGCGCCAGCACGCTGGAAGTGGTTGATCTGTCATGA
- a CDS encoding phytoene desaturase family protein, translating to MDVTVVGSGPNGLTAAVICARAGLSVRVIEAQTTPGGGARTLPDPEFSGVSHDICSAVHPLALASPFFSTYDLQAHGVKLAVPDIAYANPLVERPAAIGYHDIDRTCAELDDGRSWRKLLGPLADDCDGVVGLLLGDKRSFPPSVPAALRVAPRLLGQGTPLWRLLRGDDARALFSGVAAHTISQMPSLVSAGAGLMLATLAHAVGWPIPIGGSQAIPDALIADLAAHGGELVLGEEVTRAPSGVVIYDTAPTALLSIYRDSVPSRYAKALRNYAYGPGVAKVDYVLSGEIPWRDPRLAQAPTLHLGGSRRQMALAESEIAGGRHAGWPMVLAASPHIADPGRIDSQGRRPLWTYAHVPAGSTVDMADTVTSIFERFAPGFRDLVVAVRSVPASQMTHHNANLIGGDIGVGANNMVSALTGPTPRLNPWTTPIPKAYLCSSATPPGGGVHGMSGFYAARTVLRREFGMDLPAFR from the coding sequence GTGGACGTCACAGTCGTCGGCAGCGGACCGAACGGGCTGACCGCAGCGGTCATCTGCGCGCGAGCCGGATTGTCCGTGCGGGTCATCGAGGCGCAAACCACCCCTGGCGGCGGTGCCCGCACCCTCCCCGATCCCGAGTTCAGCGGGGTGAGCCACGACATCTGCTCGGCCGTGCATCCGCTCGCCCTCGCATCGCCGTTCTTCTCTACCTACGACCTGCAAGCCCACGGGGTGAAACTCGCCGTCCCCGACATCGCCTACGCCAACCCGCTCGTGGAGCGTCCCGCCGCGATCGGCTACCACGACATCGACCGCACCTGTGCGGAGTTGGACGACGGACGCTCCTGGCGCAAGCTGCTCGGCCCGCTCGCCGACGACTGCGACGGCGTGGTCGGACTTCTGCTCGGCGACAAACGGTCGTTCCCGCCGTCCGTCCCGGCCGCGCTGCGGGTGGCGCCCCGGCTGCTGGGACAGGGCACACCGCTGTGGCGGCTGCTGCGCGGCGATGACGCCCGTGCGTTGTTCAGTGGCGTTGCGGCACACACGATTTCGCAGATGCCCTCGCTGGTGTCGGCCGGCGCGGGGCTGATGCTGGCCACGCTCGCGCATGCCGTCGGCTGGCCGATCCCGATCGGCGGGTCGCAGGCGATACCCGACGCGCTGATCGCCGACCTGGCCGCACACGGCGGCGAACTGGTGCTCGGCGAGGAGGTCACCCGAGCACCTTCTGGCGTCGTCATCTACGACACCGCACCGACCGCGCTGCTCTCGATCTACCGCGACTCAGTGCCCTCGCGATACGCGAAAGCGTTGCGCAACTACGCCTACGGACCAGGTGTCGCCAAGGTCGATTACGTGTTGTCCGGTGAGATCCCCTGGCGGGACCCACGTTTGGCGCAGGCACCCACGCTGCACCTGGGTGGCAGCCGACGGCAGATGGCGCTGGCCGAATCGGAGATCGCCGGGGGCCGCCACGCCGGGTGGCCCATGGTGCTCGCGGCGTCACCACACATCGCCGACCCCGGGCGCATCGACTCCCAGGGCAGGCGGCCGCTGTGGACGTATGCGCACGTTCCCGCGGGTTCGACGGTCGACATGGCCGACACCGTGACGTCGATCTTCGAACGGTTCGCACCGGGGTTCCGCGACCTCGTCGTCGCGGTGCGCAGCGTGCCCGCATCCCAGATGACCCATCACAACGCCAACCTGATCGGCGGTGACATCGGCGTGGGCGCCAACAACATGGTGAGTGCGCTGACCGGGCCGACCCCCCGACTCAACCCGTGGACCACGCCGATCCCCAAGGCGTACCTGTGCTCGTCGGCAACGCCGCCCGGCGGCGGCGTGCACGGCATGTCGGGGTTCTACGCCGCGCGCACCGTGCTCAGACGCGAGTTCGGCATGGACCTTCCGGCGTTTCGCTGA
- the wrbA gene encoding NAD(P)H:quinone oxidoreductase gives MTSAPKVAVIYYSATGHGATMAKRVAATAESAGAQVRLRHVAETQDPQTFAQNPAWTANYQATKDLPAATGEDMVWADAVIFGSPTRFGSPAAQLRTFIDSLGGLWAQGKLADKVYAGFTSSQTTHGGQESTLLNLYVTLMHFGGIIVPPGYTDEVKFADGNPYGVGLIANRANITEIDEITNNALDHLARRVVTVAGRLSE, from the coding sequence ATGACTTCCGCTCCGAAGGTTGCCGTCATCTACTACTCGGCGACGGGACACGGCGCCACGATGGCCAAGCGGGTCGCCGCGACGGCCGAGTCGGCGGGGGCACAGGTGCGGTTGCGCCACGTCGCCGAGACGCAGGATCCGCAGACGTTCGCCCAGAATCCCGCGTGGACGGCCAATTACCAGGCGACCAAGGATCTTCCGGCGGCCACCGGTGAGGACATGGTGTGGGCCGACGCGGTGATCTTCGGCTCCCCCACCCGATTCGGTTCGCCCGCAGCACAATTGCGGACGTTCATCGATTCCCTTGGCGGCCTGTGGGCACAGGGCAAGTTGGCCGACAAGGTCTACGCCGGGTTCACCTCCAGTCAGACCACGCACGGCGGCCAGGAGTCGACCCTGCTCAATCTCTATGTGACGCTCATGCACTTCGGCGGGATCATCGTCCCGCCCGGCTACACCGACGAGGTGAAGTTCGCCGACGGCAACCCGTATGGCGTCGGCTTGATCGCCAACCGGGCCAACATCACCGAGATCGACGAGATCACCAACAATGCGCTCGACCATCTGGCGCGCCGCGTCGTCACCGTCGCGGGCCGTCTGAGCGAATAG
- the ilvC gene encoding ketol-acid reductoisomerase, which produces MAVEMFYDDDADLSIIQGRKVAVIGYGSQGHAHSLSLRDSGVQVKVGLKEGSKSREKAEEQGLEVDTPAEVAKWADVIMLLAPDTAQAEIFARDIEPNLADGNALFFGHGLNIHFGLIKAPENVTVGMVAPKGPGHLVRRQFVDGKGVPCLIAVDQDPKGEGEALALSYAAAIGGARAGVIKTTFKEETETDLFGEQAVLCGGTEELIKTGFEVMVEAGYAPEMAYFEVLHELKLIVDLIYEGGIARMNYSVSDTAEFGGYLSGPRVIDADTKKRMKDILKDIQDGTFVKRLVANVEGGNKELESLRKQNAEHPIEVTGKKLRDLMSWVDRPITETA; this is translated from the coding sequence ATGGCAGTTGAGATGTTCTACGACGACGACGCCGACCTGTCGATCATCCAGGGCCGTAAGGTCGCCGTCATCGGCTACGGCAGCCAGGGGCACGCGCATTCGCTCTCGCTGCGCGACTCGGGTGTGCAGGTCAAGGTCGGCCTCAAGGAAGGTTCCAAGTCGCGGGAGAAGGCCGAGGAGCAGGGTCTCGAGGTCGACACCCCGGCCGAGGTGGCCAAATGGGCCGACGTCATCATGCTGCTGGCGCCCGACACCGCGCAGGCCGAGATCTTCGCCCGTGACATCGAGCCGAACCTCGCCGACGGTAACGCGCTGTTCTTCGGCCACGGCCTGAACATCCACTTCGGTCTGATCAAGGCTCCGGAGAACGTCACGGTCGGCATGGTCGCCCCCAAGGGGCCGGGCCACCTGGTGCGCCGCCAGTTCGTCGACGGCAAGGGCGTGCCCTGCCTGATCGCCGTGGACCAGGACCCCAAGGGTGAGGGCGAGGCCCTGGCCCTGTCGTACGCCGCGGCCATCGGCGGTGCCCGCGCCGGTGTCATCAAGACCACCTTCAAGGAAGAGACCGAGACCGACCTGTTCGGCGAGCAGGCCGTGCTGTGCGGCGGCACCGAGGAACTCATCAAGACCGGGTTCGAGGTCATGGTCGAGGCCGGCTACGCCCCGGAGATGGCCTACTTCGAGGTGCTGCACGAGCTCAAGCTCATCGTCGACCTGATCTACGAGGGTGGCATCGCCCGGATGAACTACTCGGTGTCCGACACCGCGGAGTTCGGCGGTTACCTGTCGGGACCGCGTGTCATCGACGCCGACACCAAGAAGCGCATGAAGGACATCCTGAAGGACATCCAGGACGGCACCTTCGTCAAGCGCCTCGTCGCCAATGTCGAAGGCGGCAACAAGGAGCTCGAATCGCTGCGCAAGCAGAACGCCGAGCACCCGATCGAGGTCACCGGCAAGAAGCTGCGCGACCTGATGAGCTGGGTCGACCGGCCGATCACCGAAACCGCCTGA
- the ilvN gene encoding acetolactate synthase small subunit, with the protein MSNGTPTHTLSVLVEDKPGVLARVASLFSRRGFNIQSLAVGATEQKDMSRMTIVVSVEDSPLEQITKQLNKLINVIKIVEQEETNSVSRELALIKVRADATTRGQIIEAVNLFRAKVVDVSTESLTVEATGTPEKLEALLRVLEPYGIREIAQSGVVSVSRGPRGIGAAK; encoded by the coding sequence ATGAGTAACGGAACCCCCACCCACACCCTGTCGGTGCTGGTCGAGGACAAGCCCGGTGTCCTTGCGCGAGTCGCCTCACTGTTCTCGCGCCGCGGCTTCAACATCCAGTCGCTGGCGGTCGGCGCGACCGAGCAGAAGGACATGTCGCGCATGACGATCGTGGTGAGCGTCGAGGATTCGCCGCTCGAACAGATCACCAAGCAGCTCAACAAGCTGATCAACGTGATCAAGATCGTCGAGCAGGAAGAGACCAACTCGGTGTCCCGCGAGCTCGCGCTGATCAAGGTGCGGGCCGACGCGACCACCCGCGGTCAGATCATCGAAGCGGTGAACCTGTTCCGCGCCAAGGTCGTTGATGTTTCGACCGAATCCCTGACGGTCGAGGCGACGGGTACGCCGGAGAAGCTGGAGGCCCTGCTGCGGGTCCTGGAGCCCTACGGCATCCGGGAGATCGCACAGTCCGGTGTGGTGTCGGTGTCGCGCGGTCCGCGGGGCATCGGCGCAGCGAAGTAA